Proteins from a genomic interval of Zingiber officinale cultivar Zhangliang chromosome 1B, Zo_v1.1, whole genome shotgun sequence:
- the LOC122029998 gene encoding WUSCHEL-related homeobox 9-like codes for MEARVGAKCGRWNPTVEQVKVLTDLFSSGLRTPTTDQIQMISTHLSAFGKIESKNVFYWFQNHKARERHHKKRRRGPPDDVDGDGAGDGDHHKPRTRCFPAGRAKDKQEVFWQRPEIKETTETLELFPLKSSISEEEKVIAVRGDLCGRTLYLDATGRDHPPLDLRLSFNYVE; via the exons ATGGAGGCGCGGGTGGGCGCCAAGTGTGGCCGGTGGAACCCGACGGTGGAGCAGGTGAAGGTGCTGACGGACTTGTTCAGCTCCGGGCTGCGCACGCCCACCACCGACCAGATCCAAATGATCTCCACTCACCTTAGCGCCTTCGGCAAGATCGAGAGCAAGAACGTCTTCTACTGGTTCCAGAACCACAAGGCCCGCGAGCGCCACCACAAGAAGCGCCGCCGCGGTCCCCCAGACGATGTCGACGGAGACGGCGCCGGGGACGGCGATCACCATAAACCCAGAACTAGATGCTTCCCCGCAG GGCGCGCCAAGGACAAGCAGGAAGTATTCTGGCAGCGGCCGGAGATCAAAGAGACGACGGAGACACTGGAGTTGTTTCCTTTGAAGTCATCCATCTCAGAGGAAGAGAAGGTTATCGCCGTGAGAGGCGATCTCTGCGGGCGAACATTATACTTGGATGCAACTGGAAGAGATCATCCGCCGTTGGATTTGCGATTGAGCTTCAATTACGTAgagtaa